The DNA sequence GGATATCGGCGCGCGCTACCGGGCCGCGCTGCACGCCATCGAATCGCCGGAACACGTACGCGGGCGCGTGCTCGACGCCATTACCGACGGCGATGTGGTTCATCTGGCGCACGGCGCGCTGCGTTTCTCGGATCGCCACGCGCTCTGGACCCAGATCCACGAGATCCTCCTGAACGAGGACTACTACTTTACGTGCGATTCGGATGCCCCGGTGATTATCGACGCCGGCGCCCACATGGGCCTGGCGATTTACTACTTCAAGGCGCTTTACCCCCACGCGCGGATTACCGCGTTCGAGCCCGTGCCGGAATTGTGCGACCTGGCGCGCGAGAACGTCGCGCGCAATGGCTGGGAGGACGTGGAAATCCTGCCCTTCGCCCTGGCGTCGGCGGCGGGGAGGGCCACGTTCCACCGCTCCCGGAGTTGGAGCATGGCGGGGTCGCTATCAGCCCACCGGGCGGAAATGGGCGATGCCCTGGAACCCATCGAGGTTGAGTGCACTCGCCTGAGCGGCTACCTCCGGGGTCCCGTGGATTTCCTCAAGCTCGACATCGAGGGCGCCGAGGACGCGGTGCTCGAAGAGGCCGCGCCCATGTTGGGAAACGTGCAAAACCTCTTCTGCGAGTTTCACGAGGGCCCCGGATTCGCGCGCGGGCGGCTCGCGAAGATCCTGGGCATCCTCGACACGGCCGGATTCGACGTGCAGCTCGGAAAATCGCACAACTACCAGGAGACGTCGCGGGTGCGACCGCTGGCCCACGTTGGCGGCGCCGCGTCCATGGTGATCTGGGCGCGCCGGCGGGGCTGAACGCGTTGGACAGAAAGAGGGAGCGTGGTCAGTACGCCGCACAGGTGGCGTACAGGCGCTCCACGGCGCTTGCGTCCTCGATGAACCGGCACGCGCGCGGGCGCCCATGCTCATAATAGCGCCCGGTGGATTCCAGCCCCGCCGGATCCGTGGCCAGCCACACCGGGGTCGCCGCGCCCTCGTCCGGGGATTCGTGGCCGCCGAACCCGAGGTTGTTGCTCAGCGCCGAATTGACATCGCCCGGGTGGCAGGCGTTCACCACGATGTTGTGGGGCCGCAGCCGCGCCGCGTGCGCCGCCGTCAGCATCCGGTTCGC is a window from the Candidatus Hydrogenedentota bacterium genome containing:
- a CDS encoding FkbM family methyltransferase, with the translated sequence MNEHEQRSGLSDAIVSALHARPGLRAALWRLLRRDGGRALREGLQSIPSRELEAFLDELLSEDGDRAFQRYALSRDAAPLRALLRADAYRALREALTRNGGEALKAVVLDLDPAWLGRLARARGGRAIAPVLFENGAELLRATCRHQGDGALAPVLAEDRRYLKGLSEAARNEIAGQLIRDGARVPAADFDAQPAALEQALAAPRAAAMAALAAKWEALADIVARDRPDIGARYRAALHAIESPEHVRGRVLDAITDGDVVHLAHGALRFSDRHALWTQIHEILLNEDYYFTCDSDAPVIIDAGAHMGLAIYYFKALYPHARITAFEPVPELCDLARENVARNGWEDVEILPFALASAAGRATFHRSRSWSMAGSLSAHRAEMGDALEPIEVECTRLSGYLRGPVDFLKLDIEGAEDAVLEEAAPMLGNVQNLFCEFHEGPGFARGRLAKILGILDTAGFDVQLGKSHNYQETSRVRPLAHVGGAASMVIWARRRG